From Fundulus heteroclitus isolate FHET01 chromosome 5, MU-UCD_Fhet_4.1, whole genome shotgun sequence, a single genomic window includes:
- the si:dkey-245p14.4 gene encoding exocyst complex component 1-like, whose amino-acid sequence MSSLLREEMQRVLFRPAKHRLVEFIEIEEPSPGRHFLCVSVGRKKVVQLSIVHCQISQTTQKSGSKKSQTKRSSIQECYKRIEIWSLHDLTLVDGRDPDVDDPCFLLHFDEVRTVTAITCSAKYTMVRALVALCERHCQRPLNLQNFDFPYIKPTTYYSNRGDCVVLSQICFYACNLVCLSMCPVPLDA is encoded by the exons ATGTCGTCTCTTTTGAGGGAAGAGATGCAGAGGGTTTTATTTCGACCTGCAAAGCACAGACTGGTGGAGTTTATCGAGATCGAAGAGCCGTCGCCTGGAAGGCATTTTCTCTGCGTCTCAG TTGGACGAAAAAAAGTGGTGCAGCTGAGCATAGTGCATTGTCAGATCTCTCAGACGACCCAAAAGTCTGGATCCAAGAAGTCGCAAACCAAACGTTCCAGCATCCAGGAGTGCTACAAGAGGATAGAGATCTGGTCCCTGCACGACTTGACTCTTGTTGATGGGCGAGACCCTGATGTG GACGACCCCTGCTTCCTGCTGCACTTCGATGAGGTGCGCACAGTGACGGCCATCACCTGCTCAGCCAAATACACCATGGTGCGCGCCCTGGTTGCCCTCTGCGAACGCCACTGTCAGAGGCCGCTGAATCTGCAGAACTTTGACTTCCCTTACATCAAGCCCACCACCTACTACTCCAACAGAGGGGACTGTGTCGTTCTGTCCCAGATATGCTTCTATGCCTGCAATCTGGTTTGTCTGTCCATGTGTCCCGTGCCGCTGGATGCCTAG